The proteins below are encoded in one region of Salvelinus namaycush isolate Seneca chromosome 32, SaNama_1.0, whole genome shotgun sequence:
- the LOC120027521 gene encoding protein PRRC2C-like isoform X1, translated as MSERSGQTAKGKDGKSKYASLNLFDTYKGKSLEAQKPVVPPRHGLQSLGKVASARRMPPPASLPSLKAENKGNDPNVSLVPKDGTGWASKQEPADPKSTDVLSAPQLESQQPVVSQTPAPTRPRTPPAPEVPPPVPATVSAQAAGVRSWAQASVTLGAQGDGGKGSNQRSPFSREEFPTLQAAGDQDKAGREQGTADQLYGPGPSLRPPNMTSWRDGGGRALAPTGEGVAEGGPGGVLAMEGAAGGGQAGPPPLQQQQNPQSHGLPRNPPAGSPGLPQPPMGPGFPQYRGIMPPFMYPPFLPFPPPYGPQGPYRYPPPGEAPPRFRQQGQDGRGRPQGGPRGGGGEMVKRPSILKQDDLKELDELDHQDGDEGWAGAHEEIDYSAKLKFSDDEGEEDEERNERPERSERSESKNGSREMQRSQEGPPQVVQRSRVSDSGVDRDTRRTPPSNAHHDGPPPPSSKPGWAEEGGKSGWGSQGAHATYQGRRPGLGGSREQPSPPPGPLLHQGQGPYSYYRQDRNSPNQSSPVVAPETVSASLAPGKAAPPSQLQQQQATSPVPGGPTPPPQTTGLLAPPPGEDEEETWRQRRKQSSSEISAAVERARRRREEEERRMEEERRAACAEKLKRLDEKAQQGGGGSSGGSKPPSLDGNSTTAGSPSPSLSASASSPNISQPPSPCVDLEEPPLAAQAVTRDLVPGPSPTDRQRANSNSSYDSNADAQVCPQPATPQLQQPPLEVLVPGEGKEEILDSAHVRSGGGGGGGVVDPVKVESMGGGASRQASGPPGQGYSKYQKSLPPRFQRQQQEQLMKQQQQWQQQQHSQAAQQSQQQLPPQQAPQQQGPSPGATTQTQGPKQQQSGSLQYPPQGSMGRGPQPLPMNFDPRWMMMPYMDPRMMQGGMQGRPPGPMDYYPPNMQHAGMMGRERSDSGGSGSDTFDRQQHPGHPNRGTPPMDPKLAWGPEVFPGGSEGRGLSSPLTQKQALEEDDVSGKGPRSDTPPVRGMREGVPGPIQQPNSVLGSSNQTPPPVGTLVGGQGGGSHHHHQSYMGGRGNYSNFPDQGSRMALHQQQQRGSGGGFSHQDEGQGHKGGQQQGQIWGVSHPHYDRNGRTDLSPLENNNLQHQQHHGHQQHQGPSHFPLHPHKPENGRGERGGEAPKKVDPSPPLQQPSRSSCSSSSSSSSARDDGSVKAVLHLLPPQRKADTGTGQRHDAGSSREMKQDKMGHSHSQSSVTSQQSQQQPQQQQQQRQGQEQHHHHRDPKPNQRERGGREHKTETQWGPRPGSSNAGSTSHNRRGVGGNNRGGEDSSNHPTASDHNKPSGGQSGGSNTNKRAGPIKRPVLKEMKRDGGEGEGGEKTSGGGSGKDKDGGNSSVKQETSSGPQSSSAVSGKEEPAQTGPKPRNGWKDRAANERGGVGKGPKDGVNPTPSSGYSGPPSNRRDRERSLERSGGASYHGGSARGSRASRGRGGEFYGRGRGYRGTYAGTAGSGSVSRGRAAGSRSSRDYRAGGGYHQEFNDEASGARRNRGGSQANPGRARNHSETRSEGSEYEEVPKRRRQRGSETGSESAASDLAQSDKEDRKSSTKNGSGTDNFTSGGSAPSRGSQARVFTPRGVPSRRGRGGGGGGGGGGSIYRSGGGGGGMAGGHRSGSRADPQGWASKSSGSVRKQQGPMQLSAPKETGRGTSGEEKSVDGSQAQNQGGTTSPQSILAAPTPAPQGSMENGGVGTQQSTANPTTNSSGPLPLSGPNGRDFPCVPRDGFERPPRRRRHGRSQHQQDKPPRFRRLKERENAARINGGGRPSSPCQNYIQDVTDGAHKAVPLTGTAPNANHIATTATNNNSSTGAHLGSANANSHHHHYNQGNSGPAHSQHHHNPAGGAKSPDFSNQNSDQANEEWETASESSDFTEFREREGGGGKSYSSHHHHHPPGRGGGGGGGGGVGEREMTAKEQAANKRSFSSQRPGMERQNRRVNAGGREGGGGGRGPRGPPSGGGGGAGNGGGQRGERRGNWPSPKNRK; from the exons ATGTCAGAGCGCTCTGGGCAAACTGCAAAGGGGAAGGATGGCAAATCCAAGTATGCGTCTCTCAACCTGTTTGATACCTACAAAGGAAAGAGCCTTGAAGCACAAAAGCCTGTTG TTCCCCCCCGCCATGGCCTTCAGTCTCTTGGTAAAGTTGCCTCTGCGCGGCGCATGCCACCCCCTGCCAGCCTGCCCAGTCTGAAGGCAGAGAACAAAGGCAACGATCCCAACGTCTCGCTCGTTCCCAAAGACGGCACAGGATGGGCAAGCAAGCAGGAACCAGCAGACCCAAAGAG taCCGATGTATTGTCAGCACCGCAGCTGGAGTCGCAGCAGCCTGTGGTTTCACAGACGCCTGCACCGACCCGCCCGAGAACCCCGCCAGCTCCAGAG GTTCCACCTCCGGTTCCGGCCACGGTTTCAGCCCAGGCCGCAGGGGTAAGGTCCTGGGCTCAGGCCAGTGTTACACTTGGAGCACAAGGAGATG GTGGAAAGGGATCAAACCAACGGTCGCCATTCTCTCGCGAGGAATTTCCCACCCTGCAGGCGGCTGGCGACCAGGACAAAGCTGGCAGGGAACAGGGCACTGCAGATCAGTTGTATGGGCCCGGACCAAGCCTCCGCCCCCCGA aCATGACGAGCTGGCGGGACGGTGGGGGCCGTGCCCTGGCGCCCACCGGAGAGGGGGTCGCAGAGGGTGGCCCGGGCGGGGTGCTGGCGATGGAAGGGGCGGCCGGTGGTGGCCAGGCaggcccccctcctctccagcAGCAGCAAAACCCCCAGTCCCATGGGCTGCCTAGGAATCCCCCCGCCGGCAGCCCTGGCCTGCCCCAGCCCCCCATGGGCCCTGGGTTCCCCCAGTACAGAGGGATTATGCCTCCATTC atgTACCCTCCCTTTCTGCCCTTCCCGCCTCCCTACGGCCCCCAGGGGCCCTACAGGTACCCCCCTCCTGGTGAGGCCCCTCCCAGGTTTCGCCAGCAGGGTCAGGACGGCCGCGGGCGTCCCCAGGGCGGTCCCCGTGGTGGGGGAGGCGAGATGGTGAAGCGACCCTCCATTCTGAAGCAGGATGACCTGAAGGAGCTAGATGAACTAGACCACCAGGACGGAGACGAGGGCTGggcag gggcacacgaggagatcgACTACTCGGCCAAGTTGAAGTTTAGCGACGATGAaggagaggaagatgaggagaggaacGAGAGACCCGAGAGGAGTGAAAGAAGCGAGAGCAAGAATGGCTCACG GGAGATGCAAAGGTCTCAGGAAGGTCCCCCTCAGGTGGTGCAGCGCTCCCGAGTCTCTGACAGCGGAGTGGACAGGGACACCCGCCGCACCCCTCCCTCCAACGCCCACCACGAcggccccccacccccctccagcAAGCCAGGATGGGCCGAGGAGGGGGGCAAGAGCGGCTGGGGGAGCCAAGGCGCCCATGCCACCTACCAG GGGCGTAGGCCTGGACTGGGTGGGTCCCGGGAGCAGCCCTCCCCCCCACCAGGGCCTCTCCTCCACCAGGGACAGGGGCCTTACTCCTACTACCGACAG GACCGCAACTCCCCTAATCAGTCCAGCCCGGTGGTAGCCCCTGAAACTGTCTCTGCCTCCCTGGCCCCCGGGAAGGCTGCCCCCCCCTCGCAGCTCCAACAGCAACAGGCTACTTCCCCCGTCCCCGGAGGCCCCACCCCTCCACCTCAGACGACTGGCCTGCTGGCCCCGCCCCCCGGCGAAGATGAAGAGGAGACATGGCGCCAGCGTAGGAAGCAGTCCTCCTCGGAGATCTCGGCCGCTGTTGAACGCGCCCGCCGGCGCCGCGAGGAGGAGGAGCGAAGGATGGAGGAAGAGCGGCGTGCTGCCTGCGCTGAGAAGCTGAAGAGGCTGGATGAGAAGGCCCAGCAGGGTGGTGGTGGGAGCAGTGGAGGCTCCAAGCCCCCCAGTCTGGACGGCAACTCCACCACGGCTGGAAGCCCCAGCCCTTCCCTGTCGGCCTCAGCCTCCTCCCCCAACATCAGCCAGCCCCCGTCCCCCTGCGTGGACCTTGAGGAGCCCCCCCTGGCTGCCCAGGCTGTTACCAGGGACTTAGTGCCAGGGCCCAGTCCCACCGACAGACAGAGGGCCAATAGCAATAGCAGCTATGACTCCAATGCTG ACGCCCAGGTGTGTCCCCAGCCAGCCACTCCCCAGCTGCAGCAGCCCCCTCTGGAGGTCCTGGTGCCTGGGGAAGGGAAGGAGGAAATCCTAGATAGTGCTCACGTCCGCAgcggaggaggtggtggtggaggagtggTAGACCCAGTGAAGGTAGAAAGCATGGGAGGAGGAGCAAGTCGCCAAGCCAGCGGCCCCCCGGGACAGGGCTACTCCAAGTACCAGAAGTCCCTGCCTCCCCGCTTCCAGAGACAGCAACAG GAGCAGCTgatgaagcagcagcagcagtggcagcagcagcagcacagccaagCAGCCCAACAGAGCCAGCAGCAGCTCCCGCCTCAGCAGGCTCCCCAGCAGCAGGGCCCTTCTCCAGGGGCCACCACTCAGACCCAGGGTCCCAAGCAGCAGCAGTCAGGGTCCCTTCAGTACCCTCCACAGGGCTCCATGGGCCGCGGCCCCCAGCCCTTGCCCATGAACTTTGACCCGCGCTGGATGATGATGCCCTATATGGACCCCCGGATGATGCAGGGGGGCATGCAGGGTCGACCTCCAGGGCCCATGGACTACTACCCGCCCAACATGCAACATGCAG GGATGATGGGGCGAGAGCGCTCCGATTCAGGGGGCTCTGGTTCGGACACCTTCGACAGGCAGCAGCACCCGGGACACCCCAACCGTGGGACACCTCCCATGGATCCCAAACTGGCCTGGGGGCCTGAGGTGTTCCCTGGGGGCAGCGAAGGCAGGGGACTGAGCTCCCCTCTGACACAGAAGCAGGCACTGGAAGAGGATGATGTCAGTGGCAAAGGGCCTAG GAGTGACACCCCTCCAGTCCGTGGTATGCGAGAGGGAGTGCCAGGCCCCATCCAGCAGCCCAACTCTGTTTTGGGCTCCTCCAACCAGACCCCACCCCCTGTGGGCACTCTGGTGGGGGGCCAGGGAGGAGgcagccaccaccaccaccagtcctACATGGGTGGCCGGGGCAACTACAGCAACTTTCCCGACCAGGGCTCCCGCATGGCCCTACACCAGCAGCAGCAGAGGGGGAGTGGTGGAGGCTTCAGCCACCAGGATGAGGGCCAGGGCCACAAGGGTGGCCAGCAACAGGGACAGATCTGGGGGGTCTCCCACCCCCACTACGACCGCAATGGGCGCACTGACCTCTCCCCCCTGGAGAATAACAACctccaacaccaacaacaccatggTCATCAACAACACCAAGGCCCCTCCCACTTTCCCCTCCACCCCCACAAGCCCGAGAATGGCCGCGGTGAGAGAGGAGGCGAAGCCCCCAAGAAGGTTGACCCCTCGCCCCCACTCCAACAGCCATCCCGCTCCTCCTGCTCATCCTCCTCCTCGTCATCCTCAGCCAGGGACGACGGCAGCGTCAAGGCGGTCCTGCATCTCCTCCCACCTCAGCGCAAGGCTGACACAGGAACCGGGCAGAGACATGATGCAGGAAGCAGCAGAGAGATGAAGCAGGATAAGATGGGCCACAGCCACTCTCAGTCCTCTGTGACGTCTCAGCAGTCCCAGCAGCAGCcccaacagcaacagcagcagaggcagggccaggagcagcaccaccaccaccgtgATCCCAAGCCCAACCAGCGGGAGCGAGGGGGGAGGGAACACAAGACTGAGACCCAGTGGGGGCCACGGCCCGGCAGCAGCAACGCAGGAAGCACctcacacaacaggagaggagtgGGCGGAAACAACCGCGGCGGGGAGGATTCATCCAATCACCCAACAGCGTCTGACCACAACAAACCTTCCGGCGGCCAATCGGGTGGCAGCAACACCAACAAGAGGGCAGGGCCTATCAAGAGGCCTGTGCTGAAGGAGATGAAAAGAGATGGTGGGGAGGGCGAGGGAGGAGAAAAGACCAGCGGAGGAGGCTCTGGAAAAGACAAAGACGGAGGCAATTCATCAGTCAAGCAGGAAACATCCTCCGGCCCACAGAGCTCCTCTGCAGTGTCTGGTAAAGAAGAGCCAGCTCAGACCGGTCCCAAACCCAGAAACGGATGGAAGGACCGAGCGGCAAACGAACGAGGAGGAGTGGGCAAGGGTCCCAAAGACGGTGTCAACCCCACCCCCTCATCAGGGTACTCCGGCCCCCCATCCAATAGGCGGGACAGAGAGCGCTCGTTGGAGAGGAGCGGGGGCGCATCATACCACGGTGGCTCGGCCCGTGGTAGCAGAGCCAGCCGAGGACGAGGTGGAGAGTTCTACGGGCGTGGCCGTGGTTACCGGGGCACTTACGCGGGCACGGCCGGGAGTGGCAGCGTTAGCCGTGGCAGGGCAGCAGGCAGCAGGAGCAGCCGAGACTACCGAGCTGGCGGAGGCTACCACCAAGAATTCAATGACGAGGCATCGGGGGCAAGGCGCAACCGAGGGGGGTCGCAAGCCAACCCGGGGCGCGCCCGGAACCACAGCGAGACCCGTAGCGAGGGTTCAGAATACGAGGAGGTCCCcaagaggaggaggcagaggggGTCGGAGACTGGCAGTGAGAGTGCCGCCAGCGACCTGGCCCAGTCGGACAAGGAAGACCGCAAATCCAGCACCAAGAATGGCAGCGGCACAGATAACTTTACCAGTGGCGGCTCCGCCCCATCCAGAGGCTCCCAGGCCCGGGTGTTCACCCCCAGAGGGGTGCCCTCTAGGAGGGGTAGGGGGGGCGGCGgcgggggaggaggaggtggcaGCATCTATAGAAGTGGTGGAGGCGGAGGAGGAATGGCTGGTGGTCACAGGTCAGGATCCAGGGCCGACCCTCAAGGCTGGGCCTCCAAGTCCTCAGGCTCGGTCCGCAAGCAGCAGGGCCCAATGCAGTTGTCTGCACCCAAAGAAACGGGTCGTGGAACCAGTGGGGAGGAGAAGTCAGTGGACGGAAGCCAAGCTCAGAATCAGGGAGGAACAACCTCTCCACAATCTATCCTTGCTGCACCTACTCCAGCCCCACAGGGCTCCATGGAGAATGGAGGAGTTGGGACCCAGCAGTCCACGGCTAATCCAACTACCAACTCTAGCGGGCCCCTTCCTCTCTCCGGCCCGAACGGGCGTGACTTCCCTTGCGTCCCCCGGGATGGCTTTGAGCGCCCCCCGAGACGCCGTCGCCACGGGCGCTCCCAACACCAACAGGACAAGCCACCGCGCTTCCGCAGGCTGAAGGAGCGAGAGAACGCCGCTCGCATCAACGGAGGAGGCCGACCCTCCTCGCCCTGCCAGAATTACATTCAGGATGTCACCGACGGCGCTCACAAAGCGGTGCCCTTGACCGGCACTGCCCCCAACGCTAACCACATTGCTACCAcagctaccaacaacaacagcagtACCGGCGCCCATCTTGGAAGCGCTAACGCCAACAGTCACCACCATCACTACAACCAGGGCAACTCTGGCCCCGCCCACTCTCAGCATCACCACAACCCAGCAGGAGGCGCCAAATCCCCTGACTTCTCCAACCAGAACTCAGACCAGGCCAATGAGGAGTGGGAGACCGCCTCCGAGAGCAGTGACTTCACCGAGTTccgggagagggagggaggaggagggaagtcCTATTCCtcccatcaccatcatcacccacccggaagaggaggtggaggtgggggaggaggaggggtcggAGAACGAGAGATGACTGCGAAGGAGCAGGCGGCAAACAAGAGAAGCTTCTCTAGCCAGCGTCCCGGCATGGAGCGACAGAACAGGAGGGTCAACgctggaggaagagagggaggagggggaggaagaggccCGCGGGGCCCGCCCAGTGGGGGAGGAGGCGGAGCTGGAAACGGAGGGGGCCAACGCGGTGAGCGCCGTGGAAACTGGCCCTCCCCCAAAAACAGGAAGTGA